One Sander vitreus isolate 19-12246 chromosome 23, sanVit1, whole genome shotgun sequence DNA window includes the following coding sequences:
- the cep83 gene encoding centrosomal protein of 83 kDa isoform X3: MTSSAIGHSAPLLPNLEPGMGKSAAMLGLSAGLGGAEMELQKMLIDERMKCENHRTNYQTLKAEHASLQDEFTRAQGELKRLLSDRQAQQEKLQLLLAELRGELLDKTRELEELRLQVMTPQRLELLRAQVQQEMEAPVRERFNKLEEETEKYRSEYNKLRYDFTFLKSQFDHQREEHAHKLEETRIRYEAEIAHLEKDREELVAQYQSLDPLRDGKRVEALLREKAQLHLRLKGLEAEVAELRAQKENSGQQAENVQRIQIRQLTESQAAVKSLEAERQSLRLQLERMESELHLTHEQNSQLTGRLHKAEREVNSLTCQIESLKHSHKLEVASVKLECARSKGELERERDALQGQIDGLQADVEVLKAAVARHKEVLLEKERELVRKVQSAREEEFRKTATLHEEKLEVENRLAALEQQRALQDATDHAQMEEWEERLRSTQQGEESARKELQNLRSKLQQQSSQLEELERQKAEIADLQQQNQELGVQLGTLAHSESDLMETNQRLRETLDRLREDLRTARAQAERSQHEAERLVEDRRVEWLEEKHKLQEREAELQQKYSQVKEKLQRAAVAQKKVLLLIPMSSVSADCENASNTFQREKNTDREQREETAR; this comes from the exons ATGACCTCTTCTGCCATCGGCCATTCGGCACCTCTCCTCCCAAACCTGGAGCCTGGGATGGGGAAGTCTGCAGCCATGCTGGGGTTGTCTGCGGGGTTGGGAGGAGCAGAGATGGAGCTGCAGAAGATGCTAATCGATGAGAGGATGAAGTGTGAAAACCACAGGACCAACTACCAGACACTTAAGGCTGAACATGCCAG CTTGCAGGATGAGTTTACCCGGGCGCAGGGTGAACTGAAGCGCCTGCTGAGCGACAGACAGGCTCAGCAGGAGAAACTGCAGCTGTTGCTGGCTGAGCTCCGAGGAGAACTGCTGGACAAAACCAGGGAGCTAGAGGAGCTTCGACTGCAG gtGATGACCCCTCAGCGACTGGAGTTGCTCAGAGCTCAGGTGCAGCAGGAGATGGAGGCTCCAGTCAGAGAGAGGTTCAATAAACTGGAGGAG GAGACAGAGAAGTACAGGTCTGAGTACAACAAGCTGCGGTATGACTTCACCTTTCTCAAGTCCCAGTTTGACCACCAGAGAGAAGAACATGCTCATAAACTGGAGGAGACAAGGATCCGCTATGAAGCAGAG ATTGCTCATCTGGAGAAGGACAGGGAGGAGCTGGTGGCTCAGTACCAGAGTTTAGACCCACTGCGTGATGGGAAACGAGTGGAGGCTCTGCTGAGGGAGAAAGCCCAGCTCCACCTGCGACTGAAGGGCCTGGAGGCAGAGGTGGCAGAGCTTCGCGCCCAGAAAGAAAACTCGGGCCAGCAGGCCGAGAACGTCCAGCGCATCCAGATCAGACAACTAACAGAGTCTCAGGCTGCTGTCAAGTCTCTGGAG GCAGAGCGTCAGTCGTTGCGTCTGCAGCTGGAGCGGATGGAGAGCGAGCTTCATCTGACACACGAGCAGAACAGCCAGCTCACCGGACGGCTGCACAAAGCCGAGAGAGAGGTCAACTCCCTCACCTGCCAG ATTGAAAGCCTGAAGCATTCACATAAACTGGAGGTGGCCAGTGTCAAACTGGAGTGTGCACGCTCCAAAGGGGAgttggagagggagagagacgcaCTGCAGGGACAGATTGACG GTCTGCAGGCAGACGTGGAGGTGTTGAAGGCTGCAGTGGCGCGACACAAGGAAGTTCtgctggagaaagagagggagttGGTCAGGAAGGTCCAGTCCGCCCGCGAGGAGGAGTTCCGCAAAACTGCAACCTTGCACGAGGAAAA gttggaggtggagaacCGTCTTGCTGCTCTGGAACAGCAGAGGGCCCTGCAGGATGCTACAGACCACGCCCAGATGGAGGAATGGGAGGAGCGCCTTCGTAGCACCCAACAAGGAGAGGAGTCAGCCCGCAAGGAACTACAAAACCTGAG aaGCAAACTTCAGCAGCAAAGCTCACAGCTTGAGGAGCTTGAGAGACAGAAAGCAGAGATTGCTGATCTACAGCAG CAGAACCAGGAACTGGGTGTCCAGCTGGGGACGCTGGCTCACTCTGAAAGTGACCTGATGGAGACAAACCAGCGACTGAGAGAAACACTAGACAGACTCAGGGAGGATCTGAGGACAGCCCGAGCCCAGGCTGAGAGGAGCCAACACGAGGCAGAGAG ACTGGTGGAGGACCGTCGGGTTGAGTGGCTGGAGGAGAAACACAAGCTGCAGGAGCGAGAAGCTGAGCTGCAGCAGAAATACTCTCAGGTCAAAGAGAAACTGCAGAGGGCAGCGGTTGCCCAGAAGAAGGTACTGCTGCTCATTCCAATGTCTTCAGTTTCAGCAGATTGTGAGAATGCATCAAATACTTTTCAAAGAG agaAAAACACTGACAGAGAACAAAGAGAAGAGACTGCAAGATAA
- the cep83 gene encoding centrosomal protein of 83 kDa isoform X4 yields MTSSAIGHSAPLLPNLEPGMGKSAAMLGLSAGLGGAEMELQKMLIDERMKCENHRTNYQTLKAEHASLQDEFTRAQGELKRLLSDRQAQQEKLQLLLAELRGELLDKTRELEELRLQVMTPQRLELLRAQVQQEMEAPVRERFNKLEEETEKYRSEYNKLRYDFTFLKSQFDHQREEHAHKLEETRIRYEAEIAHLEKDREELVAQYQSLDPLRDGKRVEALLREKAQLHLRLKGLEAEVAELRAQKENSGQQAENVQRIQIRQLTESQAAVKSLEAERQSLRLQLERMESELHLTHEQNSQLTGRLHKAEREVNSLTCQIESLKHSHKLEVASVKLECARSKGELERERDALQGQIDGLQADVEVLKAAVARHKEVLLEKERELVRKVQSAREEEFRKTATLHEEKLEVENRLAALEQQRALQDATDHAQMEEWEERLRSTQQGEESARKELQNLRSKLQQQSSQLEELERQKAEIADLQQQNQELGVQLGTLAHSESDLMETNQRLRETLDRLREDLRTARAQAERSQHEAERLVEDRRVEWLEEKHKLQEREAELQQKYSQVKEKLQRAAVAQKKTFIFLRGARSTQQAIEGAAATK; encoded by the exons ATGACCTCTTCTGCCATCGGCCATTCGGCACCTCTCCTCCCAAACCTGGAGCCTGGGATGGGGAAGTCTGCAGCCATGCTGGGGTTGTCTGCGGGGTTGGGAGGAGCAGAGATGGAGCTGCAGAAGATGCTAATCGATGAGAGGATGAAGTGTGAAAACCACAGGACCAACTACCAGACACTTAAGGCTGAACATGCCAG CTTGCAGGATGAGTTTACCCGGGCGCAGGGTGAACTGAAGCGCCTGCTGAGCGACAGACAGGCTCAGCAGGAGAAACTGCAGCTGTTGCTGGCTGAGCTCCGAGGAGAACTGCTGGACAAAACCAGGGAGCTAGAGGAGCTTCGACTGCAG gtGATGACCCCTCAGCGACTGGAGTTGCTCAGAGCTCAGGTGCAGCAGGAGATGGAGGCTCCAGTCAGAGAGAGGTTCAATAAACTGGAGGAG GAGACAGAGAAGTACAGGTCTGAGTACAACAAGCTGCGGTATGACTTCACCTTTCTCAAGTCCCAGTTTGACCACCAGAGAGAAGAACATGCTCATAAACTGGAGGAGACAAGGATCCGCTATGAAGCAGAG ATTGCTCATCTGGAGAAGGACAGGGAGGAGCTGGTGGCTCAGTACCAGAGTTTAGACCCACTGCGTGATGGGAAACGAGTGGAGGCTCTGCTGAGGGAGAAAGCCCAGCTCCACCTGCGACTGAAGGGCCTGGAGGCAGAGGTGGCAGAGCTTCGCGCCCAGAAAGAAAACTCGGGCCAGCAGGCCGAGAACGTCCAGCGCATCCAGATCAGACAACTAACAGAGTCTCAGGCTGCTGTCAAGTCTCTGGAG GCAGAGCGTCAGTCGTTGCGTCTGCAGCTGGAGCGGATGGAGAGCGAGCTTCATCTGACACACGAGCAGAACAGCCAGCTCACCGGACGGCTGCACAAAGCCGAGAGAGAGGTCAACTCCCTCACCTGCCAG ATTGAAAGCCTGAAGCATTCACATAAACTGGAGGTGGCCAGTGTCAAACTGGAGTGTGCACGCTCCAAAGGGGAgttggagagggagagagacgcaCTGCAGGGACAGATTGACG GTCTGCAGGCAGACGTGGAGGTGTTGAAGGCTGCAGTGGCGCGACACAAGGAAGTTCtgctggagaaagagagggagttGGTCAGGAAGGTCCAGTCCGCCCGCGAGGAGGAGTTCCGCAAAACTGCAACCTTGCACGAGGAAAA gttggaggtggagaacCGTCTTGCTGCTCTGGAACAGCAGAGGGCCCTGCAGGATGCTACAGACCACGCCCAGATGGAGGAATGGGAGGAGCGCCTTCGTAGCACCCAACAAGGAGAGGAGTCAGCCCGCAAGGAACTACAAAACCTGAG aaGCAAACTTCAGCAGCAAAGCTCACAGCTTGAGGAGCTTGAGAGACAGAAAGCAGAGATTGCTGATCTACAGCAG CAGAACCAGGAACTGGGTGTCCAGCTGGGGACGCTGGCTCACTCTGAAAGTGACCTGATGGAGACAAACCAGCGACTGAGAGAAACACTAGACAGACTCAGGGAGGATCTGAGGACAGCCCGAGCCCAGGCTGAGAGGAGCCAACACGAGGCAGAGAG ACTGGTGGAGGACCGTCGGGTTGAGTGGCTGGAGGAGAAACACAAGCTGCAGGAGCGAGAAGCTGAGCTGCAGCAGAAATACTCTCAGGTCAAAGAGAAACTGCAGAGGGCAGCGGTTGCCCAGAAGAAG ACGTTCATCTTTCTCAGAGGAGCACGCTCAACTCAACAGGCGATTGAAGGAGCTGCAGCGACGAAATAA
- the cep83 gene encoding centrosomal protein of 83 kDa isoform X1: MTSSAIGHSAPLLPNLEPGMGKSAAMLGLSAGLGGAEMELQKMLIDERMKCENHRTNYQTLKAEHASLQDEFTRAQGELKRLLSDRQAQQEKLQLLLAELRGELLDKTRELEELRLQVMTPQRLELLRAQVQQEMEAPVRERFNKLEEETEKYRSEYNKLRYDFTFLKSQFDHQREEHAHKLEETRIRYEAEIAHLEKDREELVAQYQSLDPLRDGKRVEALLREKAQLHLRLKGLEAEVAELRAQKENSGQQAENVQRIQIRQLTESQAAVKSLEAERQSLRLQLERMESELHLTHEQNSQLTGRLHKAEREVNSLTCQIESLKHSHKLEVASVKLECARSKGELERERDALQGQIDGLQADVEVLKAAVARHKEVLLEKERELVRKVQSAREEEFRKTATLHEEKLEVENRLAALEQQRALQDATDHAQMEEWEERLRSTQQGEESARKELQNLRSKLQQQSSQLEELERQKAEIADLQQQNQELGVQLGTLAHSESDLMETNQRLRETLDRLREDLRTARAQAERSQHEAERLVEDRRVEWLEEKHKLQEREAELQQKYSQVKEKLQRAAVAQKKRKTLTENKEKRLQDKIQLQEAKIEELELEAAAAKKRSSFSEEHAQLNRRLKELQRRNNEFRRLLLGGQGPYSAGPPFLTSPTPFANIPEEQHQRELSLLHRRLEDLESAQQQQLEELGSLVHRGQDPTPLPDL, from the exons ATGACCTCTTCTGCCATCGGCCATTCGGCACCTCTCCTCCCAAACCTGGAGCCTGGGATGGGGAAGTCTGCAGCCATGCTGGGGTTGTCTGCGGGGTTGGGAGGAGCAGAGATGGAGCTGCAGAAGATGCTAATCGATGAGAGGATGAAGTGTGAAAACCACAGGACCAACTACCAGACACTTAAGGCTGAACATGCCAG CTTGCAGGATGAGTTTACCCGGGCGCAGGGTGAACTGAAGCGCCTGCTGAGCGACAGACAGGCTCAGCAGGAGAAACTGCAGCTGTTGCTGGCTGAGCTCCGAGGAGAACTGCTGGACAAAACCAGGGAGCTAGAGGAGCTTCGACTGCAG gtGATGACCCCTCAGCGACTGGAGTTGCTCAGAGCTCAGGTGCAGCAGGAGATGGAGGCTCCAGTCAGAGAGAGGTTCAATAAACTGGAGGAG GAGACAGAGAAGTACAGGTCTGAGTACAACAAGCTGCGGTATGACTTCACCTTTCTCAAGTCCCAGTTTGACCACCAGAGAGAAGAACATGCTCATAAACTGGAGGAGACAAGGATCCGCTATGAAGCAGAG ATTGCTCATCTGGAGAAGGACAGGGAGGAGCTGGTGGCTCAGTACCAGAGTTTAGACCCACTGCGTGATGGGAAACGAGTGGAGGCTCTGCTGAGGGAGAAAGCCCAGCTCCACCTGCGACTGAAGGGCCTGGAGGCAGAGGTGGCAGAGCTTCGCGCCCAGAAAGAAAACTCGGGCCAGCAGGCCGAGAACGTCCAGCGCATCCAGATCAGACAACTAACAGAGTCTCAGGCTGCTGTCAAGTCTCTGGAG GCAGAGCGTCAGTCGTTGCGTCTGCAGCTGGAGCGGATGGAGAGCGAGCTTCATCTGACACACGAGCAGAACAGCCAGCTCACCGGACGGCTGCACAAAGCCGAGAGAGAGGTCAACTCCCTCACCTGCCAG ATTGAAAGCCTGAAGCATTCACATAAACTGGAGGTGGCCAGTGTCAAACTGGAGTGTGCACGCTCCAAAGGGGAgttggagagggagagagacgcaCTGCAGGGACAGATTGACG GTCTGCAGGCAGACGTGGAGGTGTTGAAGGCTGCAGTGGCGCGACACAAGGAAGTTCtgctggagaaagagagggagttGGTCAGGAAGGTCCAGTCCGCCCGCGAGGAGGAGTTCCGCAAAACTGCAACCTTGCACGAGGAAAA gttggaggtggagaacCGTCTTGCTGCTCTGGAACAGCAGAGGGCCCTGCAGGATGCTACAGACCACGCCCAGATGGAGGAATGGGAGGAGCGCCTTCGTAGCACCCAACAAGGAGAGGAGTCAGCCCGCAAGGAACTACAAAACCTGAG aaGCAAACTTCAGCAGCAAAGCTCACAGCTTGAGGAGCTTGAGAGACAGAAAGCAGAGATTGCTGATCTACAGCAG CAGAACCAGGAACTGGGTGTCCAGCTGGGGACGCTGGCTCACTCTGAAAGTGACCTGATGGAGACAAACCAGCGACTGAGAGAAACACTAGACAGACTCAGGGAGGATCTGAGGACAGCCCGAGCCCAGGCTGAGAGGAGCCAACACGAGGCAGAGAG ACTGGTGGAGGACCGTCGGGTTGAGTGGCTGGAGGAGAAACACAAGCTGCAGGAGCGAGAAGCTGAGCTGCAGCAGAAATACTCTCAGGTCAAAGAGAAACTGCAGAGGGCAGCGGTTGCCCAGAAGAAG agaAAAACACTGACAGAGAACAAAGAGAAGAGACTGCAAGATAAGATCCAGTTGCAGGAGGCCAAGATAGAAGAGCTGGAACTGGAAGCTGCCGCAGCCAAAAA ACGTTCATCTTTCTCAGAGGAGCACGCTCAACTCAACAGGCGATTGAAGGAGCTGCAGCGACGAAATAATGAGTTTCGACGCCTCCTATTGGGCGGCCAGGGTCCCTACAGTGCCGGCCCCCCCTTCCTAACCTCACCCACCCCCTTCGCCAACATTCCA GAGGAGCAGCATCAGAGGGAGCTGTCTTTGCTCCATCGCAGGCTGGAGGACCTGGAAAgtgcccagcagcagcagctggaggaaCTGGGCTCTCTGGTGCACAGAGGCCAGGACCCCACTCCCCTGCCTGATCTCTGA
- the cep83 gene encoding centrosomal protein of 83 kDa isoform X2, protein MTSSAIGHSAPLLPNLEPGMGKSAAMLGLSAGLGGAEMELQKMLIDERMKCENHRTNYQTLKAEHASLQDEFTRAQGELKRLLSDRQAQQEKLQLLLAELRGELLDKTRELEELRLQVMTPQRLELLRAQVQQEMEAPVRERFNKLEEETEKYRSEYNKLRYDFTFLKSQFDHQREEHAHKLEETRIRYEAEIAHLEKDREELVAQYQSLDPLRDGKRVEALLREKAQLHLRLKGLEAEVAELRAQKENSGQQAENVQRIQIRQLTESQAAVKSLEAERQSLRLQLERMESELHLTHEQNSQLTGRLHKAEREVNSLTCQIESLKHSHKLEVASVKLECARSKGELERERDALQGQIDGLQADVEVLKAAVARHKEVLLEKERELVRKVQSAREEEFRKTATLHEEKLEVENRLAALEQQRALQDATDHAQMEEWEERLRSTQQGEESARKELQNLRSKLQQQSSQLEELERQKAEIADLQQNQELGVQLGTLAHSESDLMETNQRLRETLDRLREDLRTARAQAERSQHEAERLVEDRRVEWLEEKHKLQEREAELQQKYSQVKEKLQRAAVAQKKRKTLTENKEKRLQDKIQLQEAKIEELELEAAAAKKRSSFSEEHAQLNRRLKELQRRNNEFRRLLLGGQGPYSAGPPFLTSPTPFANIPEEQHQRELSLLHRRLEDLESAQQQQLEELGSLVHRGQDPTPLPDL, encoded by the exons ATGACCTCTTCTGCCATCGGCCATTCGGCACCTCTCCTCCCAAACCTGGAGCCTGGGATGGGGAAGTCTGCAGCCATGCTGGGGTTGTCTGCGGGGTTGGGAGGAGCAGAGATGGAGCTGCAGAAGATGCTAATCGATGAGAGGATGAAGTGTGAAAACCACAGGACCAACTACCAGACACTTAAGGCTGAACATGCCAG CTTGCAGGATGAGTTTACCCGGGCGCAGGGTGAACTGAAGCGCCTGCTGAGCGACAGACAGGCTCAGCAGGAGAAACTGCAGCTGTTGCTGGCTGAGCTCCGAGGAGAACTGCTGGACAAAACCAGGGAGCTAGAGGAGCTTCGACTGCAG gtGATGACCCCTCAGCGACTGGAGTTGCTCAGAGCTCAGGTGCAGCAGGAGATGGAGGCTCCAGTCAGAGAGAGGTTCAATAAACTGGAGGAG GAGACAGAGAAGTACAGGTCTGAGTACAACAAGCTGCGGTATGACTTCACCTTTCTCAAGTCCCAGTTTGACCACCAGAGAGAAGAACATGCTCATAAACTGGAGGAGACAAGGATCCGCTATGAAGCAGAG ATTGCTCATCTGGAGAAGGACAGGGAGGAGCTGGTGGCTCAGTACCAGAGTTTAGACCCACTGCGTGATGGGAAACGAGTGGAGGCTCTGCTGAGGGAGAAAGCCCAGCTCCACCTGCGACTGAAGGGCCTGGAGGCAGAGGTGGCAGAGCTTCGCGCCCAGAAAGAAAACTCGGGCCAGCAGGCCGAGAACGTCCAGCGCATCCAGATCAGACAACTAACAGAGTCTCAGGCTGCTGTCAAGTCTCTGGAG GCAGAGCGTCAGTCGTTGCGTCTGCAGCTGGAGCGGATGGAGAGCGAGCTTCATCTGACACACGAGCAGAACAGCCAGCTCACCGGACGGCTGCACAAAGCCGAGAGAGAGGTCAACTCCCTCACCTGCCAG ATTGAAAGCCTGAAGCATTCACATAAACTGGAGGTGGCCAGTGTCAAACTGGAGTGTGCACGCTCCAAAGGGGAgttggagagggagagagacgcaCTGCAGGGACAGATTGACG GTCTGCAGGCAGACGTGGAGGTGTTGAAGGCTGCAGTGGCGCGACACAAGGAAGTTCtgctggagaaagagagggagttGGTCAGGAAGGTCCAGTCCGCCCGCGAGGAGGAGTTCCGCAAAACTGCAACCTTGCACGAGGAAAA gttggaggtggagaacCGTCTTGCTGCTCTGGAACAGCAGAGGGCCCTGCAGGATGCTACAGACCACGCCCAGATGGAGGAATGGGAGGAGCGCCTTCGTAGCACCCAACAAGGAGAGGAGTCAGCCCGCAAGGAACTACAAAACCTGAG aaGCAAACTTCAGCAGCAAAGCTCACAGCTTGAGGAGCTTGAGAGACAGAAAGCAGAGATTGCTGATCTACAGCAG AACCAGGAACTGGGTGTCCAGCTGGGGACGCTGGCTCACTCTGAAAGTGACCTGATGGAGACAAACCAGCGACTGAGAGAAACACTAGACAGACTCAGGGAGGATCTGAGGACAGCCCGAGCCCAGGCTGAGAGGAGCCAACACGAGGCAGAGAG ACTGGTGGAGGACCGTCGGGTTGAGTGGCTGGAGGAGAAACACAAGCTGCAGGAGCGAGAAGCTGAGCTGCAGCAGAAATACTCTCAGGTCAAAGAGAAACTGCAGAGGGCAGCGGTTGCCCAGAAGAAG agaAAAACACTGACAGAGAACAAAGAGAAGAGACTGCAAGATAAGATCCAGTTGCAGGAGGCCAAGATAGAAGAGCTGGAACTGGAAGCTGCCGCAGCCAAAAA ACGTTCATCTTTCTCAGAGGAGCACGCTCAACTCAACAGGCGATTGAAGGAGCTGCAGCGACGAAATAATGAGTTTCGACGCCTCCTATTGGGCGGCCAGGGTCCCTACAGTGCCGGCCCCCCCTTCCTAACCTCACCCACCCCCTTCGCCAACATTCCA GAGGAGCAGCATCAGAGGGAGCTGTCTTTGCTCCATCGCAGGCTGGAGGACCTGGAAAgtgcccagcagcagcagctggaggaaCTGGGCTCTCTGGTGCACAGAGGCCAGGACCCCACTCCCCTGCCTGATCTCTGA